In Gossypium arboreum isolate Shixiya-1 chromosome 6, ASM2569848v2, whole genome shotgun sequence, the following are encoded in one genomic region:
- the LOC108456883 gene encoding auxin-responsive protein IAA9-like: MSPPLLGVEEEGVQSNVTLLGSSGSMESVCQNSAELKERNYMGLSDCSSVDSSVFSPPSEERKASLNLKATELRLGLPGLQSPERNPELCLLSSSQLDEKPLFPLHPSSDGHCFASQKNVVSGNKRGFSDAMDGFSEGKFLSDSKVDVMLSPRPSSNFGAQSMKAKEITSQNVVHDRPHAADKIRPNPNASANNNSGAPANKAQVVGWPPIRSFRKNSLSSASKNTDEVDGKARPGALFVKVSMDGAPYLRKVDLKNYTKYQELSSALEKMFSCFTIGQYGSHGTSGRELLSESKLKDLLHGSEYVLTYEDKDGDWMLVGDVPWEMFTDTCKRLRIMKSSDAIGLAPRAMEKCRNRN; this comes from the exons ATGTCTCCGCCGCTGCTTGGCGTGGAGGAGGAAGGGGTTCAGAGCAATGTTACTTTACTCGGTTCTTCAGGCTCAATGGAAAGTGTGTGCCAGAATAGTGCTGAATTGAAGGAACGGAACTACATGGGCTTGTCTGATTGTTCTTCAGTGGATAGCTCTGTTTTTTCCCCTCCGTCCGAGGAAAGAAAGGCTAGTTTGAATCTAAAGGCGACTGAGCTTAGGCTCGGACTTCCTGGATTGCAGTCGCCTGAAAGAAATCCAGAACTTTGCTTGTTAAGTTCTTCTCAGCTTGATGAGAAGCCGCTTTTCCCTTTGCATCCTTCAAGTGATGGTCACTGCTTTGCATCACAGAAGAATGTTGTTTCAGGGAATAAAAGAGGGTTCTCTGATGCAATGGATGGGTTCTCAGAG GGCAAGTTTCTTTCTGATTCAAAAGTTGATGTTATGCTGTCACCTAGGCCTTCTTCAAACTTCGGGGCTCAATCAATGAAAGCAAAAGAAATCACAAGCCAAAACGTGGTGCATGACAGGCCTCATGCTGCTGACAAGATCAGGCCTAATCCCAATGCATCTGCAAACAATAACAGCGGAGCACCTGCTAACAA GGCACAGGTTGTAGGTTGGCCACCTATCAGATCATTTAGGAAGAACTCATTGTCCTCGGCTTCGAAGAACACTGATGAAGTCGATGGAAAGGCAAGGCCTGGTGCTTTGTTTGTGAAGGTTAGCATGGATGGTGCTCCGTATTTGAGGAAAGTAGACTTGAAAAACTACACTAAATATCAGGAGCTGTCTTCTGCACTTGAGAAGATGTTCAGCTGTTTTACCATAG GTCAGTATGGATCTCATGGAACCTCGGGCAGGGAGCTGTTGAGCGAAAGCAAGCTCAAGGATCTACTTCATGGATCAGAATATGTTCTTACTTACGAGGATAAAGATGGTGACTGGATGCTTGTGGGTGATGTTCCATGGGA GATGTTCACTGACACCTGCAAAAGGTTGAGGATCATGAAAAGCTCTGATGCCATTGGACTCG CTCCGAGGGCCATGGAAAAATGCAGGAACCGGAACTAG